From one Catharus ustulatus isolate bCatUst1 chromosome 1, bCatUst1.pri.v2, whole genome shotgun sequence genomic stretch:
- the ID4 gene encoding DNA-binding protein inhibitor ID-4 isoform X2, with the protein MKAVSPVRHPSRKAQPGVAGGGGGHPALRCLAEHSGCKGGPPSGEEPAALCLQCDMNDCYSRLRKLVPTIPPNKRVSKVEILQHVIDYILDLQLALETHPALLRQQPPPPALHPGSCPAGTPRTPLTALNTDPVRGRLC; encoded by the exons ATGAAAGCCGTGAGCCCCGTCCGGCACCCCAGTCGCAAGGCGCAGCCCGGCgtggcgggcggcggcggggggcaCCCGGCCCTGCGGTGCCTGGCCGAGCACAGCGGCTGCAAGGGGGGCCCGCCGTCGGGCGAGGAGCCGGCGGCGCTGTGCCTGCAGTGCGATATGAATGACTGTTACAGCCGGCTGAGGAAGCTGGTGCCCACCATCCCTCCCAACAAGAGGGTCAGCAAAGTGGAGATCCTGCAGCACGTCATCGACTATATCCTCGACctgcagctggctctggagaCGCACCCAGCGCTGCTCCGgcagcagccgccgccgcccgctcTGCACCCGGGCAGCTGTCCCGCGGGCACCCCCCGGACCCCGCTGACTGCCCTGAACACTGACCCGGTAAGAG GCAGGCTCTGTTAA
- the ID4 gene encoding DNA-binding protein inhibitor ID-4 isoform X1 → MKAVSPVRHPSRKAQPGVAGGGGGHPALRCLAEHSGCKGGPPSGEEPAALCLQCDMNDCYSRLRKLVPTIPPNKRVSKVEILQHVIDYILDLQLALETHPALLRQQPPPPALHPGSCPAGTPRTPLTALNTDPAGSVNKPGDSILCR, encoded by the exons ATGAAAGCCGTGAGCCCCGTCCGGCACCCCAGTCGCAAGGCGCAGCCCGGCgtggcgggcggcggcggggggcaCCCGGCCCTGCGGTGCCTGGCCGAGCACAGCGGCTGCAAGGGGGGCCCGCCGTCGGGCGAGGAGCCGGCGGCGCTGTGCCTGCAGTGCGATATGAATGACTGTTACAGCCGGCTGAGGAAGCTGGTGCCCACCATCCCTCCCAACAAGAGGGTCAGCAAAGTGGAGATCCTGCAGCACGTCATCGACTATATCCTCGACctgcagctggctctggagaCGCACCCAGCGCTGCTCCGgcagcagccgccgccgcccgctcTGCACCCGGGCAGCTGTCCCGCGGGCACCCCCCGGACCCCGCTGACTGCCCTGAACACTGACCCG GCAGGCTCTGTTAACAAGCCGGGGGACAGCATCCTCTGCCGCTGA